In a single window of the Elaeis guineensis isolate ETL-2024a chromosome 8, EG11, whole genome shotgun sequence genome:
- the LOC105049810 gene encoding zinc-finger homeodomain protein 2: MDLSGHEGEIPSPITAKFSGAYGHSLPSDSPSLHSSSDGPPLPPFSTAPIEEQQATIHSTKKLGGAVVRYRECLKNHAASIGGNATDGCGEFMPSGEEGTLEALKCSACSCHRNFHRKEIEGEYHHHHLKERNFVGHKGVLISRAEGFGYYNNPASHSLMPSPLPHQMVMPLGALQASEPDQMEGVGGARAAQMVKKRFRTKFTPEQKEKMLNFAHRIGWRLQRQEEGMVQQFCQEIGVKRRVLKVWMHNNKHSLAKKELPPA; the protein is encoded by the coding sequence ATGGATCTTTCTGGTCACGAAGGAGAGATCCCTAGTCCAATAACAGCCAAATTTTCTGGTGCTTATGGTCACAGCCTCCCCAGTGACAGTCCCTCCCTCCACTCCTCATCAGATggccctcctcttcctcctttctCCACAGCCCCTATAGAAGAGCAGCAGGCCACCATCCACAGCACCAAGAAATTAGGAGGGGCTGTGGTGAGGTATAGGGAATGCCTCAAGAACCATGCGGCCTCCATTGGTGGGAATGCCACTGACGGGTGTGGTGAGTTCATGCCCAGTGGTGAGGAAGGCACCCTAGAGGCCCTCAAGTGCTCAGCCTGCAGCTGCCACAGGAACTTCCATAGAAAAGAGATTGAAGGTGAGTACCACCACCATCACCTCAAGGAAAGAAACTTTGTGGGCCACAAGGGTGTCCTCATCTCAAGGGCTGAGGGTTTTGGTTACTACAACAACCCAGCAAGCCACAGCCTCATGCCAAGTCCATTACCACACCAAATGGTGATGCCTTTGGGTGCTCTCCAGGCCTCAGAGCCAGATCAGATGGAGGGAGTGGGAGGGGCGAGAGCAGCTCAAATGGTGAAGAAGAGGTTCAGGACCAAATTCACTCCAGAACAGAAGGAGAAGATGCTGAACTTTGCTCATAGGATTGGATGGAGGCTCCAGAGGCAGGAGGAGGGCATGGTGCAGCAGTTCTGCCAGGAGATTGGGGTGAAGAGGAGAGTTCTAAAAGTTTGGATGCACAACAACAAGCATAGCTTGGCAAAGAAAGAGCTGCCCCCAGCTTGA